The nucleotide sequence GTCGACCGGTCGCCGTTCCCGGAGGGTGGCTTGCGCCACGACGCGCTGTTCTACGCCGACGACCGGGACTACCGCGCGGCCGTCGAGGAGTTCGTCGAGGCGGGCCGGGCCGCCGGCGAGCCCGTGCTGGTCGCCGTACCCACCGACCGGCTCCACCTCGTCCAGCCGCTGCTCGCCCCGCTCGACGGTGTCGAGCTGGCCGACATGGCCGTGATCGGGCGGAACCCGGCGGCCATCATCGCCACCACGCTGCGGGGTTTCGTCCACCGGTTCCCGGGCCGCCGGGTCCGCGTCGTCGGGGAGTCGCTCTGGCCCGGCCGGCGGCCGGCCGCGTACCGGCACTGCGTGGAGCACGAAGCGATCATCAACCTCGGCCTCGCCGACCAGCCGCTCACGATGCGCTGCCTGTTCGACCGGTCCCGCCTGCCGGCCGGGACGCTGGCCGATGTCGCCGGGACCCACCCCTGGCTGGTCAGCGGGGGAGTGGCCCGGCCCAGCGCCGGCTACCGGTCGCCCCGGTCGGTGCTGCGCCGGCTCGCCCGCCCGCTGCCCCCGCCGCCCGGCGACGCGCTCACCGAGCCGGTCCGGCCGGAGCGCCTGGGGTCGCTGCGCGCGGCGGTCGCCGCCGTCGCCGAGGCCGCCGGTCTCGCCGCGGAACGGGTCGACGACCTGCGGATCGCC is from Micromonospora terminaliae and encodes:
- a CDS encoding anti-sigma factor RsbA family regulatory protein yields the protein MNGAGGRPGKGTAGVDRSPFPEGGLRHDALFYADDRDYRAAVEEFVEAGRAAGEPVLVAVPTDRLHLVQPLLAPLDGVELADMAVIGRNPAAIIATTLRGFVHRFPGRRVRVVGESLWPGRRPAAYRHCVEHEAIINLGLADQPLTMRCLFDRSRLPAGTLADVAGTHPWLVSGGVARPSAGYRSPRSVLRRLARPLPPPPGDALTEPVRPERLGSLRAAVAAVAEAAGLAAERVDDLRIAVTELASNALTHGTGPAIARCWAAAGDLVCEVSGPGELTDSLAGRIPPPATAVRGRGLLLVHRLCDLVDVHVADGVTTVPAAPGAAGRPGAGAAVSPGRRPGRVRPPGPALRRPGSARPPGRAAA